The following proteins are encoded in a genomic region of Zea mays cultivar B73 chromosome 9, Zm-B73-REFERENCE-NAM-5.0, whole genome shotgun sequence:
- the LOC103639288 gene encoding uncharacterized protein isoform X2 — protein MRWPLAISTRRRPLLFVLLIALYTIPRTFSSRLVTLDTVEIFTTHEWFAKPTVAFRCNGANKTYLPDVTEAHTPYTFKGEESWQPLTELPEKKCKRCGLYEEGTFKPDAVFDEWEMCSSDFKGGKYTRFKEGQFNATFLCPNCTASTGHGNPRPSEDLETKKTSIAVIIIASVLASVLVVTALFGGFKYWQKKKRERDQVRFLKLFEEGDDLEDELGLSNEF, from the exons ATGAGGTGGCCGCTGGCGATCTCGACTCGCCGCCGCCCCCTCCTTTTCGTCCTTCTCATCGCCCTCTACACGATTCCTA GGACATTTTCATCGAGGCTTGTCACACTCGATACTGTTGAGATATTTACTACtcatgaatggtttgccaagccaACAGTGGCTTTCCGGTGCAATGGAGCAAACAAAACATATCTGCCAGATGTAACGGAGGCGCACACGCCATATACCTTTAAGGGTGAAGAATCATGGCAG CCCTTAACAGAGCTTCCAGAAAAGAAATGCAAGCGATGTGGTTTGTATGAGGAGGGCACATTTAAGCCTGATGCTGTCTTTGATGAATGGGAGATGTGTTCGAGTGATTTCAAGGGCGGAAAATACACCCGCTTTAAGGAAGGCCAGTTCAATGCAACATTCCTATGCCCAAACTGCACTGCCTCTACTG GACATGGAAACCCTAGACCAAGCGAAGATTTGGAAACTAAGAAGACATCTATTGCTGTCATCATAATAGCTAGTGTTCTCGCTTCAGTCCTTGTCGTCACTGCCTTGTTCGGGGGCTTCAAGTAttggcagaagaagaagagggagCGAGACCAGGTGCGGTTCCTCAAGCTCTTTGAAGAGGGAGATGACCTTGAAGATGAGCTGGGCCTTAGTAATGAATTCTAA
- the LOC103639289 gene encoding uncharacterized protein, translating into MKCWCVHSPRGAMATPLSSPLAPTALRSPLRHRALLLLLPFPPRAASSGEDTAAAADQEPAPAATKTATADDDFEERVLRIKSRVGPKKRGARKKKAAASASASAVTLPPVPLREPRSALGAPVELGFTAYSERLNGALAALGLAAVLLVELGSGQALVKYHQPATLFLQAYTVAAAAALFVKYEKERISTWPGPPAK; encoded by the coding sequence ATGAAGTGCTGGTGCGTGCACTCGCCAAGGGGAGCAATGGCGACGCCGCTCTCCAGCCCCTTGGCTCCCACCGCCCTCCGCTCCCCTCTCCGGCACCGcgccctgctgctgctgctgccgttcCCTCCCCGTGcggcctcctccggcgaggacacCGCCGCAGCAGCCGACCAGGAGCCAGCCCCGGCGGCCACCAAGACGGCCACCGCGGACGACGACTTCGAGGAGCGCGTGCTACGGATCAAGTCCCGCGTCGGGCCCAAGAAGCGCGGCGCGCGCAAGAAGAAGGCCGCGGCGTCCGCGTCAGCCAGCGCCGTGACGCTCCCGCccgtgccgctgcgggagccccgGTCGGCGCTCGGCGCGCCCGTCGAGCTCGGCTTCACCGCGTACAGCGAGCGGCTCAACGGCGCGCTGGCCGCGCTGGGGCTCGCCGCGGTGCTGCTCGTGGAGCTGGGCTCCGGGCAGGCCCTGGTGAAGTACCACCAGCCGGCCACGCTGTTCCTGCAGGCGTACACCGTCGCTGCGGCCGCCGCGCTGTTCGTCAAGTACGAGAAGGAGCGGATCAGCACGTGGCCGGGGCCGCCGGCAAAGTGA
- the LOC103639288 gene encoding uncharacterized protein isoform X1 — translation MRWPLAISTRRRPLLFVLLIALYTIPRTFSSRLVTLDTVEIFTTHEWFAKPTVAFRCNGANKTYLPDVTEAHTPYTFKGEESWQPLTELPEKKCKRCGLYEEGTFKPDAVFDEWEMCSSDFKGGKYTRFKEGQFNATFLCPNCTASTDASFVPGHGNPRPSEDLETKKTSIAVIIIASVLASVLVVTALFGGFKYWQKKKRERDQVRFLKLFEEGDDLEDELGLSNEF, via the exons ATGAGGTGGCCGCTGGCGATCTCGACTCGCCGCCGCCCCCTCCTTTTCGTCCTTCTCATCGCCCTCTACACGATTCCTA GGACATTTTCATCGAGGCTTGTCACACTCGATACTGTTGAGATATTTACTACtcatgaatggtttgccaagccaACAGTGGCTTTCCGGTGCAATGGAGCAAACAAAACATATCTGCCAGATGTAACGGAGGCGCACACGCCATATACCTTTAAGGGTGAAGAATCATGGCAG CCCTTAACAGAGCTTCCAGAAAAGAAATGCAAGCGATGTGGTTTGTATGAGGAGGGCACATTTAAGCCTGATGCTGTCTTTGATGAATGGGAGATGTGTTCGAGTGATTTCAAGGGCGGAAAATACACCCGCTTTAAGGAAGGCCAGTTCAATGCAACATTCCTATGCCCAAACTGCACTGCCTCTACTG ATGCTTCTTTCGTGCCAGGACATGGAAACCCTAGACCAAGCGAAGATTTGGAAACTAAGAAGACATCTATTGCTGTCATCATAATAGCTAGTGTTCTCGCTTCAGTCCTTGTCGTCACTGCCTTGTTCGGGGGCTTCAAGTAttggcagaagaagaagagggagCGAGACCAGGTGCGGTTCCTCAAGCTCTTTGAAGAGGGAGATGACCTTGAAGATGAGCTGGGCCTTAGTAATGAATTCTAA
- the LOC100282090 gene encoding IN2-1 protein, translating to MAAAAPASSVKEVLPSPLTSASEPPPLFDGTTRLYVAYLCPFAQRAWIARNYKGLQDKIKIVAIDLADRPAWYKEKVYPENKVPSLEHDNQVKGESLDLVKYIDSNFEGPSLLPEDHAKQQFAEELLGYTDAFNKAFYSCLVDREDVSEEAVAALDKIEDALGKFNDGPFFLGQFSLVDVAYVPFIERFQILYSNIKNYDVTKGRPNLQKFIEEVNKIDAYTQTKLDPQFLLEQTKKRLGIA from the exons ATGGCAGCCGCCGCTCCTGCAAG CTCCGTGAAGGAAGTGCTGCCGTCTCCCCTGACCTCCGCCTCCGAGCCCCCTCCCCTTTTCGATGGCACCACCAG GTTGTACGTGGCCTATCTTTGCCCGTTCGCGCAGCGCGCTTGGATTGCTAGAAACTACAAG GGTCTGCAGGACAAGATTAAGATAGTTGCCATCGATCTCGCTGACAGGCCAGCGTGGTACAAGGAGAAGGTTTATCCAGAAAACAAG GTGCCTTCTCTAGAGCACGACAACCAGGTGAAAGGAGAGAGCTTGGATTTGGTTAAGTACATTGACAGCAACTTCGAAGGTCCATCGTTGCTCCCCGAG GATCATGCAAAGCAGCAGTTCGCTGAGGAGCTGCTCGGATACACTGACGCATTCAACAAAGCATTTTACTCATGTTTAGTCGACAGGGAAGATGTGTCTGAGGAAGCCG TTGCTGCCTTGGACAAAATAGAAGACGCCCTGGGGAAATTCAACGATGGCCCGTTCTTCCTTGGTCAGTTCAGTCTG GTGGACGTTGCGTATGTACCGTTCATCGAGAGGTTTCAGATACTCTATTCCAATATAAAGAACTATGACGTCACAAAGGGCAGAcccaaccttcagaaattcatcgaG GAAGTGAACAAGATCGATGCGTACACACAGACTAAACTGGACCCGCAGTTTTTGCTTGAGCAAACAAAGAAGCGGCTTGGG ATTGCTTAA
- the LOC103639290 gene encoding calcium-transporting ATPase 4, endoplasmic reticulum-type produces the protein MGKGGQDEGNRRRDGSAASGPDRPAPVFPAWARTPSECLAELGVSADRGLSSEEAAARLQRHGPNELERHAPPSVWKLVLEQFNDTLVRILLLAAVVSFVLALYDGAEGGEVGLTAFVEPLVIFLILIVNAVVGVWQESNAEKALEALKEIQSEHATVRRDGRWSHGLPARDLVPGDIVELRVGDKVPADMRVLQLISSTLRVEQGSLTGETASVNKTSHKIELEDTDIQGKECMVFAGTTVVNGSAVCVVTGTGMATEIGKIHAQIQEASQEEDDTPLKKKLNEFGEALTAIIGVICALVWLINLKYFLSWEYVDGWPTNFKFSFEKCTYYFEIAVALAVAAIPEGLPAVITTCLALGTRKMAQKNALVRKLPSVETLGCTTVICSDKTGTLTTNQMSAVKLVAIGRWPDTLRSFKVDGTTYDPTDGKIHDWPSLSMDENLQMIGKIAAVCNDASIAHSEHQYVATGMPTEAALKVLVEKMGLPGGYTPSLDSSDLLRCCQWWNNAAKRVATLEFDRTRKSMGVIVKANSGKNLLLVKGAVENLLERCTHIQLLDGSVVLLDDGAKALILSTLRDMSASALRCLGFAYKDELSEFATYDGEEHAAHKYLLDPSYYSSIESNMIFCGFVGLRDPPREEVHKAIEDCRAAGIRVMVITGDNKETAEAICREIGVFGPHEDISSKSFTGKEFMGLSDKKELLRQQGGLLFSRAEPKHKQEIVRLLKEDGEVVAMTGDGVNDAPALKLADIGVAMGITGTEVAKEASDMVLADDNFSTIVAAVGEGRSIYNNMKAFIRYMISSNIGEVASIFLTSALGIPEGLIPVQLLWVNLVTDGPPATALGFNPPDKDIMKKPPRRSDDSLITPWILFRYMVIGLYVGVATVGIFIIWYTHDSFLGIDLASDGHTLVSYSQLSNWDKCSSWEGFKVSPFTAGARTFSFDANPCDYFQGGKIKATTLSLSVLVAIEMFNSLNALSEDGSLVSMPPWVNPWLLLAMSVSFGLHFLILYVPFLAQVFGIVPLSLNEWLLVVAVAFPVVLIDEVLKFVGRCLTARARKQSGKRKAE, from the exons ATGGGTAAGGGCGGGCAGGACGAAGGCAACCGCCGGCGGGACGGATCCGCCGCCTCGGGGCCGGACCGCCCCGCGCCGGTCTTCCCGGCGTGGGCGCGCACCCCGAGCGAGTGCCTCGCGGAGCTGGGCGTCTCGGCGGACCGCGGCCTCAGCTCcgaggaggcggcggcgcggCTGCAGCGACACGGGCCCAACGAGCTCGAGCGGCACGCGCCGCCGTCGGTCTGGAAGCTCGTCCTCGAGCAGTTTAACGACACGCTCGTGCGCATCCTGCTCCTGGCGGCCGTCGTCTCCTTCGTGCTCGCGCTCTACGACGGCGCAGAGGGCGGCGAGGTGGGGCTCACCGCCTTCGTCGAGCCGCTCGTCATCTTCCTTATCCTCATCGTCAACGCCGTCGTCGGCGTCTGGCAGGAGAGCAACGCCGAGAAGGCGCTCGAGGCTCTCAAGGAGATTCAGTCGGAGCACGCAACCGTCAGGCGTGATGGGCGCTGGTCGCATGGCCTCCCCGCGCGCGACCTCGTCCCCGGGGACATCGTTGAGCTCCGGGTCGGGGACAAGGTTCCCGCGGACATGCGCGTGCTCCAGCTCATCAGCTCCACCCTCCGCGTCGAGCAGGGGTCTCTCACCGGCGAGACCGCCTCTGTTAACAAGACCAGCCACAAGATCGAGCTGGAGGACACTGACATCCAGGGAAAGGAGTGCATGGTTTTTGCCGGTACCACTGTTGTCAACGGCAGTGCTGTCTGTGTTGTGACGGGCACTGGCATGGCTACCGAAATTGGCAAGATCCATGCGCAGATCCAGGAGGCATCTCAGGAGGAGGACGACACGCCACTGAAgaagaagctcaatgagtttggtGAGGCGCTAACTGCCATAATCGGGGTGATCTGTGCCTTGGTCTGGCTCATCAACTTGAAGTATTTCCTTTCCTGGGAGTATGTGGACGGGTGGCCTACGAATTTCAAGTTCTCATTTGAGAAGTGCACGTATTACTTTGAGATTGCGGTGGCACTGGCCGTTGCAGCAATTCCAGAGGGTTTGCCTGCTGTGATCACCACGTGCTTGGCACTCGGTACAAGGAAGATGGCACAGAAGAATGCCCTTGTGAGGAAGCTGCCGAGTGTGGAGACATTGGGTTGTACAACTGTGATTTGCTCTGATAAGACCGGAACTTTGACCACGAACCAGATGTCAGCAGTGAAGCTTGTAGCAATTGGGAGGTGGCCTGATACACTTAGGAGCTTTAAGGTTGATGGAACCACTTATGATCCGACTGATGGGAAGATACACGATTGGCCAAGCTTGAGCATGGATGAAAATCTCCAGATGATCGGAAAGATAGCTGCGGTTTGCAATGATGCAAGCATTGCCCACTCTGAGCATCAGTACGTTGCTACTGGGATGCCCACAGAAGCTGCTCTGAAG GTTTTGGTTGAGAAAATGGGGCTTCCTGGTGGTTATACTCCATCTCTTGATTCATCTGATTTGCTAA gGTGTTGTCAGTGGTGGAATAATGCTGCCAAGAGAGTAGCAACTCTGGAATTTGATCGCACCAGAAAGTCAATGGGAGTTATTGTGAAAGCAAACTCTGGGAAGAACTTGCTGCTTGTTAAG GGAGCAGTAGAAAATCTGCTAGAGAGATGTACCCACATTCAGTTGCTCGATGGATCTGTTGTGCTATTGGATGATGGTGCCAAGGCGCTCATATTATCTACACTCCGTGACATGTCTGCCAGTGCTTTGCGCTGCTTGGGTTTTGCTTACAAGGATGAATTGTCAGAATTTGCAACATATGATGGTGAAGAACATGCAGCTCACAAGTATCTGCTTGATCCTTCATATTACTCATCCATAGAGAGTAATATGATCTTTTGTGGTTTTGTTGGTCTAAGG GATCCTCCACGAGAAGAAGTCCACAAAGCAATTGAAGATTGCAGAGCTGCTGGGATACGTGTTATGGTGATAACAGGAGATAACAAGGAAACAGCAGAGGCCATTTGTCGTGAGATTGGGGTTTTTGGCCCTCATGAAGATATCAGTTCAAAAAGCTTCACAGGGAAGGAATTCATGGGTCTTTCTGATAAAAAGGAGCTCTTAAGACAACAGGGTGGCCTTCTCTTCTCCAGGGCAGAGCCAAAACACAAGCAGGAGATAGTTAGACTGCTCAAAGAAGATGGTGAAGTGGTTGCAATGACTGGTGATGGGGTGAATGATGCACCAGCTCTTAAACTGGCTGATATTGGAGTTGCAATGGGCATTACTGGAACTGAG GTTGCCAAAGAAGCTTCAGATATGGTACTTGCAGATGATAACTTTAGTACTATAGTCGCAGCAGTTGGTGAAGGGAGATCTATTTACAACAACATGAAGGCTTTTATTAG ATATATGATCTCCTCAAACATCGGAGAGGTCGCGTCCATATTCCTGACATCGGCTTTGGGTATTCCAGAAGGTCTCATCCCAGTGCAACTCCTATGGGTCAATCTAGTTACAGATGGCCCTCCAGCGACTGCTTTGGGGTTCAACCCGCCAGATAAAGATATCATGAAGAAACCTCCTCGAAGAAGTGATGACTCGTTGATCACTCCTTGGATCCTGTTTCGCTATATG GTTATTGGCCTTTATGTTGGGGTTGCAACAGTGGGAATCTTCATCATCTGGTACACGCATGACAGTTTCCTGGGAATTGACCTGGCTAGTGATGGTCATACACTTGTATCGTACTCCCAGCTCTCAAACTGGGACAAGTGCTCCTCATGGGAGGGCTTCAAGGTGTCACCATTCACCGCAGGAGCGAGGACATTCAGCTTCGATGCAAATCCATGCGATTACTTCCAGGGTGGCAAGATTAAAGCAACGACCCTCTCCCTGTCAGTCTTGGTGGCCATTGAGATGTTCAACTCACTGAATGCCCTGTCAGAGGACGGCAGCCTTGTGAGCATGCCACCATGGGTTAATCCGTGGCTTCTTCTGGCCATGTCGGTTTCTTTCGGGCTGCATTTCTTGATCCTCTACGTGCCTTTCCTCGCTCAAGTGTTTGGGATCGTGCCCCTCAGTTTGAACGAATGGCTCTTGGTGGTGGCAGTGGCCTTCCCCGTTGTGCTGATCGACGAGGTTCTCAAATTTGTGGGGCGGTGCCTGACAGCGCGTGCCCGGAAACAATCAGGGAAGAGGAAGGCAGAGTAG
- the LOC103639287 gene encoding uncharacterized protein LOC103639287 yields MSRLAAAALRCVVTASRDTSSSRFAVSAPVSARLFSADASGEAAATAAESQDDSFFKASREGLAYGRFYSVIGGGSRLEKNILKTDIIHHLDRCGLSLDDVKIEYNKGYAPLAALLRFSSKAMFTTAIRQANQNRLHRIDEISRETWDLKKSFDGKAVLLQGVPRNALADDIERFLCGTNFEPPPFETFLRAGVPEPIRMMLVKFHTKTDAMNAFITKNRSFCLNSQVSMRVLQ; encoded by the exons ATGTCGAGGCTCGCTGCTGCCGCCCTCCGCTGCGTCGTCACTGCATCGAGAGATACCTCCTCATCTCGCTTCGCCGTGTCTGCGCCGGTGTCTGCTCGGCTCTTCTCCGCGGATGCATCCGGTGAAGCCGCCGCCACGGCCGCAGAGTCGCAGGATGACTCTTTCTTCAAGGCATCCCGCGAAG GATTAGCCTATGGAAGGTTTTACAGTGTCATTGGTGGAGGCAGTCGTCTTGAGAAGAACATATTGAAAACTGATATTATCCATCACCTTGACAGATGTGGATTGTCATTGGATGATGTGAAGATTGAATACAACAAGGGATATGCTCCATTGGCCGC TTTGCTGAGGTTTTCTTCGAAGGCAATGTTTACCACCGCAATTAGGCAAGCAAATCAGAATCGTCTGCACAGGATTGATGAG ATAAGTCGTGAAACATGGGATCTCAAAAAGTCCTTCGATGGGAAAGCG GTATTACTGCAAGGAGTCCCACGAAATGCCCTCGCAGATGACATAGAGCGTTTTTTGTGTGGCACGAACTTTGAACCTCCACCGTTTGAAACCTTTCTAAG AGCTGGTGTCCCAGAGCCCATAAGAATGATGCTGGTTAAGTTCCACACAAAGACCGATGCGATGAATGCCTTCATCACCAAAAACAGGAGTTTCTGTCTGAACAGTCAAGTTAGCATGCGTGTTCTTCAGTAA